The Amycolatopsis endophytica genome includes the window GGTGGATGCCGAGCGAGACGTTCCGCCGGAACTCCGGGGTGGTTCCCTTGCGCAGATGGATGTTGACCCAAGGCATGCCAGTCACGCTAGGAGCGGAATCGGCATTCCTCCAGCGAATGATCCGCATGACCAATATGCTTGCGATTCATGTTCCGCGACGTGACGCTGACCGGTCTCCGCGTGCTGCGCGAGGTGGCGGAGCGCGGCACCTTCACCGCGGCCGCCGAAGCCCTGGGCTACACGCAGTCGGCGGTGTCGCGTCAGGTGGCGGCACTGGAGCAGGCGGCCGGTGCCCGGTTGTTCGATCGGCATCGCGAACGGACGCGGCTGACCACGGCGGGCCGGATGCTGCTGCGTCACGCCGTTGTCGCTCTCGACGCGCTCGACGCCGCGGACCGGGAGTTGCGCGGCGTCGAGGGCGGCCGGGTGCGGCTGGGTTTCTTCGCGACCGCCGGTGCCGTACTCGCGCCGCGCGCGCTGGCGGCGGTCGGCGGCCTGCGGATCGTGACGCGTGAGGGACCCACGCCGTCGCTGGTGCGGGCGCTGCGCGGCGGCACTCTGGACGTCGTCCTGCTGTCCTCGCGCCCGCCGCACCGCTCACCCGACACCGACGCGCCGCCGCTGCACGTCGAACCGTTGCTGGAGACGCGGCTCGCCGTCGCCGTACCCGCCGACGCCCGCTTCGGTGAGCACGTAACGGCCGGAGAAATCGCGGCCGAGCCGTGGATCGCGAGCCCGGCGGCGGCGGACGAGCCGCTGCTCGGGGTGTGGCCGGGGCTGCCCGGACGCCCGCCGGTGGCGCACACGGTCCGCGACTGGCTGACGAAACTGCAGTTGGTGGCGTCGGGCGCGGGTGTCACCACGGTCCCGCCCGACCTGCTGCCGGTTCTTCCCGCCGGGGTGCGGCTGGTGACGATCGACGACGTGGCCGAGGAGGTGCGGCGCGTCAACCTGGTCCGCCTGCCGGGCGCGCCCACGCCCGCGGTCGACGCGCTGACACACGCCCTGCGAGACGCCGCGGCCGAGCTGATGGCCTAGCGGGCCGCGCCGGCCGGGCGCGCCGTGTGCGGCTCGGGCTCGGGCGCGCCCTTCACCGAGCGCACCTGCAGCGGCCGCAACCGATCGGTGCGGACCGGGGCCAGCAGCGTCGTCAGGCGGTACACCAGCACCGCCGTCAACCCGGCCAGCACGGCGGCCGAGGTGTTCAGCAGACCGGTGAGCAGGACCGCGTCGGCCATCGCCTGGACGCCGTCCTTGAAGCGCCAGCCGATGACCAGCAGCATCAGCACCTGGTTGACGGCCCACGCCGCCCACCACGCGAGCACCAGCCGCGACGGGCGGGGACGCCGGGCCGGGGCGCGGCCCAGCACGAGGTGTTCCAGCTCGGCCAGGATCGAACCGGCCATCACCAGGTTGACGCCCGGCACCAGTACCCCGGCGACGATCTCACCGGTCGAGCGCGCCGGTTCCTGACCGGCGGCGTCGGCGGCCGCGCCACGGGCGACCACCAGCCACCACAGCGCCGACCCGATGCCGATCAGTCCGAACACGACGGTCAGCAGCGACGCGATGATCTCCAGCGCATCCGAGAAACCCACGGTCGCCGCGTTCAGGGCCGTGGTGCGGCTCATCGCCAGCAACGCGTAGCGCCAGAACTCCGCCCCGGCGGCGACAGCGGCGAGACCGGCCAGGAACCACAGGACCGTGACCGCGTTGCGGTGCAGCACCCGCACCCGCTCCACCGGACTCGGGTAACCCGACGGCGTACCGGGCACAGCGGTCGGCACGCGCCAGGTCAGGTGCGGGAAACCCCACCGCGGCGGCACCGGGTAGGACGGCGGGCCGCCGTAGTGCTCGACCGGCCTCGACGGCCGTGGACGGAACGCACCCGGCGGCGGAGACGCCACCCAGCGGACCCGCGGCCGCGCGCGGTAGGGCCTCGGAGTCGGGTGCATGGGACCTACAGGACCTCGGGTGGGCCGTCGTGCTCGCCGACGACCGTGCGGCCCTCGGTCTCCCAGGACTTCATGCCGCCCGCCACGTTGACCGCGTCC containing:
- a CDS encoding DUF4328 domain-containing protein, with translation MHPTPRPYRARPRVRWVASPPPGAFRPRPSRPVEHYGGPPSYPVPPRWGFPHLTWRVPTAVPGTPSGYPSPVERVRVLHRNAVTVLWFLAGLAAVAAGAEFWRYALLAMSRTTALNAATVGFSDALEIIASLLTVVFGLIGIGSALWWLVVARGAAADAAGQEPARSTGEIVAGVLVPGVNLVMAGSILAELEHLVLGRAPARRPRPSRLVLAWWAAWAVNQVLMLLVIGWRFKDGVQAMADAVLLTGLLNTSAAVLAGLTAVLVYRLTTLLAPVRTDRLRPLQVRSVKGAPEPEPHTARPAGAAR
- a CDS encoding LysR family transcriptional regulator; this encodes MFRDVTLTGLRVLREVAERGTFTAAAEALGYTQSAVSRQVAALEQAAGARLFDRHRERTRLTTAGRMLLRHAVVALDALDAADRELRGVEGGRVRLGFFATAGAVLAPRALAAVGGLRIVTREGPTPSLVRALRGGTLDVVLLSSRPPHRSPDTDAPPLHVEPLLETRLAVAVPADARFGEHVTAGEIAAEPWIASPAAADEPLLGVWPGLPGRPPVAHTVRDWLTKLQLVASGAGVTTVPPDLLPVLPAGVRLVTIDDVAEEVRRVNLVRLPGAPTPAVDALTHALRDAAAELMA